The following proteins are encoded in a genomic region of Arcobacter cloacae:
- a CDS encoding CTP synthase → MTKFIFVTGGVLSSLGKGITSASIATILKQSGFKVSMLKIDPYLNVDPGTMSPLEHGEVFVTADGAETDLDLGNYERFIDKTLTKKNSFTTGQVYQSVIKREREGGYLGKTIQVIPHVVDEIKDRIYDAAEDNDFLIIELGGTVGDIEGLPFMEAIRSIRHELPKTNTMNIHVSLIPYIKAAGELKTKPTQHSVQELRRIGITPHMLVCRTEKELPKILKDKLALSCDIDRNAVIEAGDAQSIYQVPLHFIKEGILTPLSEHFNIKIKPNMEKWDTLVKNILVPQDEVTIAFVGKYLDLKESYKSLIEALIHAGAHLNTKVNIHWCDSERIEDVGAYDIIGNADGILVAGGFGQRGVEGKLAAIKYARENKIPYLGICLGMQLSIIEFARNVLGIEDANSIEFDANTKNPLIYLIDSFIDQSGNKQLRTHESPMGGTMRLGEYPFEPLKGSKLQKAYGNDEIYYERHRHRYEANPAYKEALENAGMIISGQSNGLIEAVELKDHPWFVGVQFHPEFTSHLETPNPIILEFVKQANKS, encoded by the coding sequence ATGACAAAATTCATTTTTGTAACGGGTGGAGTTCTTAGTTCACTAGGAAAAGGTATAACTTCTGCTTCTATTGCAACAATATTAAAACAATCTGGCTTTAAAGTGAGTATGCTTAAAATCGACCCTTACTTAAATGTAGACCCAGGAACTATGAGTCCTTTAGAGCATGGTGAAGTTTTTGTTACAGCTGATGGTGCTGAGACGGATTTAGATTTAGGGAATTATGAAAGATTTATTGATAAAACTTTGACTAAAAAAAATAGTTTTACAACAGGTCAAGTTTACCAAAGTGTTATTAAAAGAGAGAGAGAAGGTGGTTACTTAGGTAAAACTATTCAAGTAATTCCCCATGTAGTTGATGAGATTAAAGATAGAATTTATGATGCAGCTGAAGATAATGATTTTTTAATTATTGAACTTGGTGGAACTGTTGGAGATATTGAAGGCTTACCTTTCATGGAAGCAATTAGATCAATAAGACATGAACTTCCAAAAACTAATACTATGAATATTCATGTAAGTTTAATTCCTTATATCAAAGCAGCTGGTGAATTAAAAACAAAACCAACTCAACACTCTGTTCAAGAATTAAGAAGAATTGGTATAACTCCTCATATGTTAGTTTGTAGAACAGAAAAAGAGTTACCAAAAATCTTAAAAGATAAATTAGCATTATCTTGTGATATTGATAGAAATGCAGTTATTGAAGCAGGAGATGCACAATCTATTTATCAAGTTCCTCTTCATTTTATTAAAGAGGGAATTTTAACTCCTTTATCAGAACATTTTAATATTAAAATTAAACCTAATATGGAAAAATGGGATACTTTAGTAAAAAATATCTTAGTTCCACAAGATGAAGTTACTATTGCTTTTGTTGGGAAATATCTTGATTTAAAAGAGTCTTATAAATCATTAATTGAAGCATTAATTCATGCAGGAGCTCACTTAAATACAAAAGTAAATATTCACTGGTGTGATAGTGAGAGAATTGAAGATGTAGGAGCATATGATATTATTGGAAATGCTGATGGGATTTTAGTTGCTGGTGGATTTGGACAAAGAGGTGTTGAAGGAAAACTTGCAGCAATTAAATATGCAAGAGAGAATAAAATCCCTTATTTAGGAATTTGTCTTGGTATGCAGCTTTCAATTATTGAATTTGCTAGAAACGTTTTAGGTATAGAAGATGCAAACTCTATAGAGTTTGATGCAAATACAAAAAATCCTTTAATATATTTAATTGATTCATTTATTGACCAAAGTGGAAATAAACAATTAAGAACTCATGAGTCACCAATGGGTGGAACTATGAGACTTGGAGAATATCCTTTTGAGCCGTTAAAAGGTTCAAAATTGCAAAAAGCTTATGGAAATGATGAGATTTATTATGAAAGACATAGACATAGATATGAGGCAAATCCAGCATATAAAGAAGCATTAGAAAATGCTGGAATGATAATTTCAGGTCAATCAAATGGTTTAATTGAAGCTGTTGAATTAAAAGATCATCCTTGGTTTGTTGGAGTTCAATTCCATCCAGAATTTACATCACATTTAGAGACTCCAAATCCAATCATATTAGAGTTTGTAAAACAAGCAAATAAATCATAG
- the recJ gene encoding single-stranded-DNA-specific exonuclease RecJ codes for MSKITKNRLFEILSARHLNNPYSKLADIPSPDNFKDISIASKRIKQAILNNETITIVGDYDVDGVVSTTIMLDFFKTINVKVNHIIPNRFEHGYGLSTKIVDLINEGLVITVDNGISAYEASIKLKEKNIDLIITDHHTVGDKIPLAFAIINPKQKDCNFEFKDICGAQVAWYLCAAIKKEMNLDVNMGNFLDLLSVAIIADIMPMTALNYTMVKQGLKKIKSSSREAFKTLNEVMAKESLVSDDIGFFIAPKLNSAGRMDDASIALEFLLSETSHSANETLSLLDELNNYRKTLQEEISKKADFKTDKNDKAVVVWGENWHEGVIGIVASKLSNSHKKPAFIFSIHNGIAKGSARANSNINLYELITKASHLLLGYGGHKNAAGLSLKEENLEEFKNIINTELRNQNEDLHIEPITLGELDVSSVDLEFISIIEQFEPYGLENHRPIFKISNASLVKYDLIGRDKNHLKLTLNSDGYIFEALKFNDSNKDISSNLDLIVSVSKNEFRGEVSPQFLIQEIL; via the coding sequence ATGTCTAAAATCACAAAAAATAGACTTTTTGAGATTTTATCAGCAAGGCATTTGAATAATCCTTATTCAAAACTTGCTGATATACCATCTCCTGACAACTTCAAAGATATATCAATCGCTAGTAAAAGAATCAAACAAGCTATTTTAAATAATGAAACTATCACTATTGTTGGTGATTATGATGTGGATGGAGTAGTTTCTACTACCATAATGTTAGATTTTTTTAAAACGATTAATGTAAAAGTAAATCATATTATTCCAAACCGATTTGAACATGGTTATGGACTCTCTACTAAAATTGTTGATTTAATAAATGAAGGATTAGTAATTACTGTTGACAACGGAATTTCGGCATATGAAGCTTCAATTAAATTAAAAGAAAAAAATATTGACTTAATCATTACTGACCATCATACAGTTGGAGATAAAATTCCTTTAGCATTTGCAATAATTAATCCAAAACAAAAAGATTGTAACTTTGAATTTAAAGATATTTGTGGAGCACAAGTTGCTTGGTATTTATGTGCTGCAATAAAAAAAGAGATGAATTTAGATGTTAATATGGGAAATTTCTTGGATTTATTGAGTGTTGCAATAATCGCTGATATTATGCCTATGACTGCTTTAAATTATACTATGGTAAAACAAGGTTTAAAAAAAATCAAATCCTCATCAAGAGAAGCTTTTAAAACTTTAAATGAAGTAATGGCTAAAGAGTCTTTAGTATCAGATGATATAGGCTTTTTTATTGCTCCAAAATTAAATAGTGCGGGAAGAATGGATGATGCAAGTATTGCTTTAGAATTTTTACTTTCAGAAACATCACATAGTGCAAATGAGACCCTATCTTTATTGGATGAATTAAATAATTATAGAAAAACTTTACAAGAAGAGATTTCAAAAAAAGCTGATTTCAAAACAGATAAAAATGATAAAGCTGTTGTTGTTTGGGGTGAAAATTGGCATGAAGGAGTTATTGGAATTGTTGCTTCAAAATTATCAAATTCACATAAAAAACCTGCATTTATTTTTTCTATTCATAATGGGATAGCAAAAGGAAGTGCAAGAGCTAACTCGAATATAAATTTATATGAACTAATTACAAAAGCATCTCATCTTCTTTTGGGATATGGAGGTCATAAAAATGCTGCTGGATTATCTTTAAAAGAGGAAAATCTTGAAGAATTTAAAAATATAATAAACACTGAACTTAGAAACCAAAATGAAGATCTTCATATAGAACCAATAACTTTAGGTGAATTAGATGTTTCAAGTGTAGATTTAGAATTTATATCGATAATTGAGCAATTTGAGCCTTATGGCTTAGAAAATCATAGACCAATATTCAAAATCTCAAATGCATCATTGGTTAAATATGATTTAATAGGTCGTGACAAAAATCATTTAAAACTAACTTTAAATAGTGATGGATATATTTTTGAGGCTTTGAAATTTAATGATTCAAATAAAGATATTTCTTCAAATTTAGATTTAATAGTATCCGTTTCAAAAAATGAATTTAGAGGAGAAGTTTCTCCTCAATTTTTAATTCAAGAGATATTATAA
- a CDS encoding FlgO family outer membrane protein, translating to MIIQKLRKLKLIFSLVFLTLFFTSCAFKNPISGSNNFHSLVSKMVDESASKIKKNIPLGDVVLVSDFVNLDKLKNRSQLGFLLSSMLKDKLSSLDIIVREIELGKEFEMGNSGFNLLTREKDRILSDKVKTRYAVVGTYSITSKSLNVFIKLIDIQTGNILSSSYARTDIDEEILGLEGTLDKKNPPPKRPFLVL from the coding sequence ATGATTATTCAAAAATTAAGAAAATTAAAACTTATTTTTAGTTTAGTTTTCTTAACTCTTTTTTTTACTTCTTGTGCTTTTAAAAATCCTATTAGTGGATCGAATAATTTTCACTCTTTAGTCTCAAAAATGGTTGATGAATCAGCTTCTAAAATCAAAAAAAATATTCCCTTGGGTGATGTAGTTTTAGTATCTGATTTTGTTAATTTAGATAAATTAAAAAACAGATCACAATTGGGATTTTTATTGTCAAGTATGCTAAAAGATAAATTATCTTCTCTTGATATAATAGTTCGTGAAATAGAGTTAGGAAAAGAGTTTGAGATGGGTAATTCTGGATTCAATCTATTAACAAGAGAAAAAGATAGAATTTTATCTGATAAAGTAAAAACTAGATATGCAGTTGTTGGAACCTATTCAATAACAAGTAAAAGCTTGAATGTATTTATAAAACTTATTGATATTCAAACGGGAAATATCTTATCATCATCTTATGCTAGAACGGATATTGATGAGGAGATTTTAGGATTGGAAGGAACTTTAGATAAAAAAAATCCTCCACCTAAAAGACCTTTTTTAGTTTTATAA
- a CDS encoding FlgO family outer membrane protein, with translation MFKNISRVSVLASLLLFVMTGCSYKKISANTAVSDEVVKEYSKVQTAKQHLEVAQDMQNNVTTQKSLEATIASLSTQIVQNRKLDTNKPVLITSFVRLDKLKETSEFGRVIGESMINELSNRGFNIIEYRGQMAVSINEQGEYFISRKPHELKGSTPSTYIVVGTYSRQVGRVILNARVIDNITGKVISSARSTYKHGLANDCIMFGDCAPARTIKIVKER, from the coding sequence ATGTTTAAAAATATTTCTAGGGTAAGTGTTTTAGCTTCTTTACTTCTATTTGTTATGACAGGTTGTTCTTATAAAAAAATTAGTGCAAATACAGCAGTTAGTGATGAGGTTGTAAAAGAGTATAGTAAAGTTCAAACAGCTAAACAACATTTAGAAGTTGCTCAAGATATGCAAAATAACGTAACAACGCAAAAATCATTGGAAGCTACAATAGCTTCATTATCTACACAAATTGTGCAAAATAGAAAACTTGATACAAATAAGCCTGTACTTATAACATCATTTGTTAGATTAGATAAGTTAAAAGAGACATCAGAGTTTGGAAGAGTTATTGGTGAAAGTATGATAAATGAGTTATCAAATCGAGGGTTTAATATTATAGAATATAGAGGGCAAATGGCTGTTTCTATAAATGAACAAGGTGAATATTTTATCTCAAGAAAACCCCATGAGTTAAAAGGAAGTACACCAAGTACTTATATTGTTGTTGGTACTTATTCAAGACAAGTAGGAAGAGTTATTCTAAATGCTAGAGTTATAGATAATATTACTGGAAAAGTAATTTCAAGTGCAAGATCTACTTATAAACATGGATTAGCAAATGATTGTATTATGTTTGGAGATTGTGCGCCAGCAAGAACTATAAAAATTGTTAAAGAGCGATAA
- a CDS encoding DJ-1 family glyoxalase III, with the protein MAKILIPISNGFEEIEAISIIDICRRANIEVTIAAVENIQTIGAHNIKIEADCKIEDVKSDDFDMIVLPGGLPNAFTLANNNHVQTLLKEFKIKNKKIGAICAAPYALHTADVLNENFTCYPSFENKIRTNGYHENDDIVIDNNVITSKGPATAMNFALEIVDILCGEEIYTNVKNGLLAK; encoded by the coding sequence ATGGCAAAAATTCTTATTCCAATTTCAAATGGTTTTGAAGAAATAGAAGCAATTTCAATTATAGATATTTGTAGACGAGCAAATATTGAAGTTACAATAGCTGCTGTTGAAAATATTCAAACTATAGGTGCACATAATATAAAAATTGAAGCTGATTGTAAAATTGAAGATGTAAAATCTGATGATTTTGATATGATAGTTTTACCAGGTGGTCTTCCAAATGCCTTTACACTTGCAAATAATAATCATGTACAAACATTATTGAAAGAGTTTAAAATAAAAAATAAAAAAATTGGTGCAATTTGTGCTGCTCCTTATGCCTTACATACAGCAGATGTTTTAAATGAAAATTTTACTTGTTATCCAAGTTTTGAAAATAAAATAAGAACAAATGGTTACCATGAAAATGATGATATTGTGATTGATAATAATGTAATTACATCAAAAGGTCCAGCAACAGCTATGAATTTTGCTTTAGAAATAGTAGATATTCTTTGTGGTGAAGAGATTTATACAAATGTAAAAAATGGTTTATTAGCAAAATAG